In one Gossypium hirsutum isolate 1008001.06 chromosome D09, Gossypium_hirsutum_v2.1, whole genome shotgun sequence genomic region, the following are encoded:
- the LOC107890856 gene encoding protein C2-DOMAIN ABA-RELATED 4 yields MTSMDELMGLLRIHVKRGINLAVRDVRTSDPYVVVRMGTQRLKTKVINKDINPVWNEDLTLPITDPGEPIKLTVFDYDTFSMDDEMGDAEFDIVAFVQALRMDYADFPDGTILAKVQPCRKNCLAEESVVVLREGKVLQDLCLRLRNVECGEVELQLEWIEVPGCKGVSATPTPTA; encoded by the exons ATGACAAGCATGGACGAGTTGATGGGTCTGTTGAGGATTCACGTCAAACGGGGCATAAACCTTGCTGTTCGTGATGTCCGTACCAGCGACCCTTACGTTGTTGTTCGGATGGGCACGCAG AGATTGAAGACTAAAGTAATAAATAAGGATATTAATCCTGTATGGAATGAAGATTTAACTCTTCCCATTACAGATCCTGGGGAGCCAATCAAGCTC ACAGTGTTCGACTATGACACATTTAGCATGGATGACGAAATGGGAGATGCAGAGTTTGACATAGTGGCATTCGTACAGGCATTGAGAATGGATTATGCAGACTTCCCAGATGGAACCATATTAGCCAAAGTGCAACCATGTAGGAAAAACTGCTTGGCTGAAGAGAGCGTTGTTGTATTGAGGGAAGGGAAGGTACTTCAAGACCTTTGTCTCAGATTGAGAAACGTGGAGTGTGGTGAGGTGGAACTTCAACTCGAGTGGATTGAAGTTCCTGGCTGTAAAGGTGTCTCAGCAACACCAACACCAACTGCATAA
- the LOC107890853 gene encoding auxin efflux carrier component 1: MITLIDFYHVMTAMVPLYVAMILAYGSVKWWKIFSPGQCSGINRFVALFAVPLLSFHFIASNDPYAMNFRFIAADTLQKVMVLGILAVWSKVSKRGCLEWTITLFSLSTLPNTLVMGIPLLKGMYGEFSGSLMVQIVVLQCIIWYTLMLFMFEYRGAKMLISEQFPDTAGSIVSIHVDSDIMSLDGRQPLETEAEIKEDGKLHVTVRKSNASRSDIFSRRSQGLSSTTPRPSNLTNAEIYSLQSSRNPTPRGSSFNHTDFYSMMAGGRNSNFGAADVYGLSASRGPTPRPSNYEEDGTGMGKPRFHYHAQGGAGAAHYPAPNPGMFSPNGSKANTKKPNDQAQQKAEDGGRDLHMFVWSSSASPVSDVFGGGGGHEYGANEQKEVRVAVSPGKAEGHRENNEEYMEREDFSFGNRGLEREMTNNHEGDKVGDGKPKTMPPASVITRLILIMVWRKLIRNPNTYSSLIGLTWSLISFRWNVQMPAIIAKSISILSDAGLGMAMFSLGLFMALQPRIIACGNSVAAFAMGVRFLAGPAVMAAASIAVGLRGVLLHVAIVQAALPQGIVPFVFAKEYNLHPDILSTAVIFGMLIALPITLVYYILLGL; the protein is encoded by the exons ATGATCACTTTAATTGACTTCTACCATGTAATGACTGCAATGGTGCCACTGTACGTGGCCATGATTTTAGCTTACGGCTCAGTGAAATGGTGGAAGATCTTCTCTCCTGGTCAGTGTTCGGGGATTAATCGCTTTGTTGCTCTCTTTGCCGTCCCTCTCCTCTCTTTCCACTTCATCGCCTCTAACGATCCTTACGCTATGAACTTTCGTTTCATAGCAGCTGATACCCTCCAAAAAGTTATGGTTCTTGGAATACTGGCAGTTTGGTCCAAGGTGAGCAAAAGGGGTTGCTTGGAATGGACCATCACCCTATTTTCACTCTCTACTCTTCCCAACACTTTGGTGATGGGCATCCCTTTGCTGAAAGGAATGTACGGGGAGTTTTCAGGAAGCTTAATGGTGCAGATAGTTGTCCTTCAATGCATTATTTGGTACACTTTGATGCTTTTCATGTTTGAATATAGAGGTGCCAAAATGCTGATATCTGAGCAATTCCCCGACACTGCTGGCTCTATTGTTTCAATCCATGTAGACTCAGATATCATGTCACTCGATGGTCGACAACCTCTAGAAACTGAAGCTGAGATCAAAGAAGATGGTAAGCTCCATGTTACTGTCAGGAAATCCAATGCCTCAAGATCAGATATTTTCTCAAGAAGGTCCCAGGGTTTATCTTCAACAACTCCACGCCCTTCCAATCTGACCAATGCTGAGATCTACTCGTTGCAATCATCAAGAAACCCAACACCAAGAGGCTCAAGCTTTAATCACACTGATTTCTACTCTATGATGGCTGGGGGACGCAACTCCAATTTCGGTGCTGCAGATGTTTACGGTTTGTCTGCCTCTCGAGGACCAACTCCCAGACCATCCAATTATGAGGAGGATGGTACAGGCATGGGTAAACCAAGGTTCCATTACCACGCACAAGGTGGCGCAGGTGCAGCCCATTATCCGGCTCCTAATCCGGGTATGTTCTCTCCCAATGGGTCTAAAGCTAATACAAAGAAGCCTAACGATCAGGCTCAGCAAAAGGCTGAAGATGGTGGTAGGGATCTCCATATGTTTGTTTGGAGTTCAAGTGCTTCTCCTGTATCCGACGTCTTTGGTGGTGGTGGTGGCCATGAATATGGAGCAAACGAGCAGAAAGAGGTTAGAGTGGCTGTCTCCCCAGGGAAAG CGGAAGGACATAGAGAGAATAACGAGGAGTACATGGAGAGAGAGGATTTCAGCTTTGGGAACCGAGGATTGGAACGAGAAATGACCAACAACCACGAAGGTGACAAAGTGGGGGATGGCAAGCCCAAAACTATGCCTCCTGCAAGTGTCATCACAAGGCTGATACTGATCATGGTTTGGAGAAAGCTTATCAGAAATCCCAACACCTATTCAAGCTTAATAGGACTCACTTGGTCTCTAATCTCATTCAG GTGGAATGTACAAATGCCTGCCATAATAGCCAAGTCCATTTCCATACTGTCAGATGCAGGGCTTGGCATGGCCATGTTCAGTCTTG GTCTGTTCATGGCATTGCAACCGAGGATCATAGCATGTGGAAATTCCGTTGCAGCTTTTGCCATGGGTGTGAGATTCCTTGCAGGTCCAGCTGTGATGGCAGCCGCTTCCATAGCTGTCGGACTCCGTGGCGTCCTCTTACACGTTGCCATTGTGCAG GCAGCTCTCCCACAAGGCATTGTCCCCTTCGTCTTTGCCAAGGAATACAACCTACACCCTGATATTCTCAGCACTGC TGTTATTTTTGGAATGCTAATAGCCTTGCCCATAACGCTTGTCTACTACATTTTATTGGGATTATGA